A single window of Vigna unguiculata cultivar IT97K-499-35 chromosome 1, ASM411807v1, whole genome shotgun sequence DNA harbors:
- the LOC114180833 gene encoding branchpoint-bridging protein isoform X3 has protein sequence MLGGVIRVDQITKQLESEKLEVGDTQNLPLGAENTDKSKSGSQMNIKKSEMLELEKREAIGEILKLDPSYKPPRGFKPLLKEASIPLPVQEYPGYNFVGLIYGPEGDNQKQLEKETAAKIKIHGTKADTGEKGEIKPGTDIHSSYKEMCVNISADSFEKVDAAMSIIELLITSVTGNLAAGSTPSISVSRDSTDILGQSQEGQPSHADSVSLENQAVLQPVAVTQKHEDNFQYSTPWFSVVPSNTPIFASSGTVAPLNPLGLGRTPHFPSQTSNTVPTFGSQPGFQPIIPNQHVSVQAPPPRQILHYPHLTQATPLGHVGPPRNASIISVQNLSTPTNASHSFPVTLSQSTPIGQLQTSVSSFPLPISGVSPLPIANQPITHLGVPSGQNEPLVAVKTSIGPSNMGSMVPPGRPASLHQQPEVAFMPPQSNMSMTPRSASFPPHQVGISPGPLSSLRPMSVPIPAPKHSSVNHLAGPVSFPSSGISPSFPLPQQAGIPNSASGIAPFHTHLKPSVLVPSKSGNFTFRSHAPNADYSQAGATQEPPSGPRPPPFGFGVPDQPLQNFPRTQFTAQVDQTISFGGRSNSIPTPRHTAFPYGGQPAPRSPVPQMGMNNFIPAPQRPNLTGAVAQRGMPIRQSYAVQMTRPDIPMPLNHKFVNNTLMASGKLPYSADQIYDPFSPTSAPPQQKGNPGQ, from the exons ATGTTGGGTGGCGTA ATTCGAGTGGATCAAATCACAAAGCAGTTGGAATCAGAAAAACTGGAAGTTGGGGACACTCAGAACTTGCCATTGGGAGCTGAGAACACGGATAAAAGCAAATCTGGCTCTCAAATGAACATCAAG AAGTCAGAAATGCTCGAACTTGAAAAGCGCGAAGCCATAG GCGAAATACTAAAATTAGATCCCAGTTACAAACCTCCACGTGGTTTTAAACCATTGTTAAAAGAAGCCAGCATTCCTTTGCCT GTTCAAGAATATCCTGGGTACAATTTTGTTGGTCTAATATATGGGCCTGAAGGTGATAATCAGAAACAACTAGAAAAG GAAACTGCTGCCAAGATAAAAATTCATGGAACCAAAGCAGACACAGGAGAGAAA GGTGAAATTAAGCCTGGAACTGATATCCATTCCAGTTACAAGGAGATGTGTGTTAACATATCAGCTGATAGTTTTGAAAAAGTGGATGCAGCAATGTCAATAATTGAACTGCTGATTACCTCTGTAACT GGGAATTTAGCCGCTGGCTCTACACCCTCTATATCAGTTTCTAGGGACAGCACTGATATTCTGGGTCAAAGCCAAGAAGGCCAGCCTTCTCATGCAGATTCTGTTTCTCTGGAAAACCAGGCTGTTCTGCAACCAGTAGCTGTTACCCAAAAGCATGAAGATAACTTCCAATACTCTACACCATGGTTTTCGGTGGTTCCTTCTAATACCCCCATTTTTGCTTCATCTGGCACTGTAGCCCCCCTAAACCCATTAGGCCTTGGTAGAACTCCCCATTTTCCATCACAAACTTCAAATACGGTTCCTACTTTTGGTTCTCAACCTGGATTTCAACCAATTATTCCAAATCAACATGTTTCCGTGCAAGCACCACCACCAAGACAGATTTTACACTATCCACATCTGACTCAAGCGACTCCTTTGGGTCACGTTGGCCCCCCAAGAAATGCTTCTATAATATCTGTACAGAATCTGTCAACTCCAACAAATGCTTCACATTCATTTCCTGTTACTTTAAGCCAATCAACGCCAATAGGACAACTGCAGACATCAGTGTCTTCATTTCCTCTACCCATATCTGGTGTATCACCATTGCCCATAGCTAACCAGCCCATCACCCATCTTGGGGTCCCTTCTGGCCAGAATGAACCCCTTGTCGCTGTTAAAACATCCATTGGTCCCAGCAATATGGGGTCAATGGTTCCACCTGGAAGACCTGCCTCTCTACATCAGCAACCGGAAGTTGCATTTATGCCACCACAGTCAAATATGTCAATGACACCACGATCTGCTTCCTTTCCTCCACATCAAGTAGGAATATCCCCCGGGCCATTATCTTCTTTGAGACCTATGTCTGTACCAATACCTGCACCTAAACATTCATCTGTAAACCATTTAGCAGGACCTGTTTCATTTCCTTCGTCAGGAATATCCCCTTCTTTTCCATTGCCTCAGCAAGCAGGAATACCCAATTCTGCTTCTGGAATTGCTCCTTTCCACACCCATTTAAAACCATCTGTCTTGGTGCCATCAAAATCTGGAAATTTTACTTTTCGATCACATGCCCCCAATGCAGACTACAGTCAAGCAGGTGCTACACAGGAGCCACCTTCTGGTCCACGGCCTCCGCCATTTGGGTTTGGCGTGCCTGATCAGCCTCTTCAAAACTTTCCTAGGACACAATTCACTGCTCAAGTGGATCAAACCATTTCCTTCGGGGGAAGATCAAACTCAATTCCAACCCCAAGACATACTGCGTTTCCATATGGTGGTCAACCTGCACCTAGATCTCCAGTCCCACAAATGGGTATGAATAACTTCATTCCTGCTCCGCAAAGGCCAAACTTGACCGGTGCTGTTGC
- the LOC114180833 gene encoding branchpoint-bridging protein isoform X4 codes for MNIKSEMLELEKREAIGEILKLDPSYKPPRGFKPLLKEASIPLPVQEYPGYNFVGLIYGPEGDNQKQLEKETAAKIKIHGTKADTGEKGEIKPGTDIHSSYKEMCVNISADSFEKVDAAMSIIELLITSVTGNLAAGSTPSISVSRDSTDILGQSQEGQPSHADSVSLENQAVLQPVAVTQKHEDNFQYSTPWFSVVPSNTPIFASSGTVAPLNPLGLGRTPHFPSQTSNTVPTFGSQPGFQPIIPNQHVSVQAPPPRQILHYPHLTQATPLGHVGPPRNASIISVQNLSTPTNASHSFPVTLSQSTPIGQLQTSVSSFPLPISGVSPLPIANQPITHLGVPSGQNEPLVAVKTSIGPSNMGSMVPPGRPASLHQQPEVAFMPPQSNMSMTPRSASFPPHQVGISPGPLSSLRPMSVPIPAPKHSSVNHLAGPVSFPSSGISPSFPLPQQAGIPNSASGIAPFHTHLKPSVLVPSKSGNFTFRSHAPNADYSQAGATQEPPSGPRPPPFGFGVPDQPLQNFPRTQFTAQVDQTISFGGRSNSIPTPRHTAFPYGGQPAPRSPVPQMGMNNFIPAPQRPNLTGAVAQRGMPIRQSYAVQMTRPDIPMPLNHKFVNNTLMASGKLPYSADQIYDPFSPTSAPPQQKGNPGQ; via the exons ATGAACATCAAG TCAGAAATGCTCGAACTTGAAAAGCGCGAAGCCATAG GCGAAATACTAAAATTAGATCCCAGTTACAAACCTCCACGTGGTTTTAAACCATTGTTAAAAGAAGCCAGCATTCCTTTGCCT GTTCAAGAATATCCTGGGTACAATTTTGTTGGTCTAATATATGGGCCTGAAGGTGATAATCAGAAACAACTAGAAAAG GAAACTGCTGCCAAGATAAAAATTCATGGAACCAAAGCAGACACAGGAGAGAAA GGTGAAATTAAGCCTGGAACTGATATCCATTCCAGTTACAAGGAGATGTGTGTTAACATATCAGCTGATAGTTTTGAAAAAGTGGATGCAGCAATGTCAATAATTGAACTGCTGATTACCTCTGTAACT GGGAATTTAGCCGCTGGCTCTACACCCTCTATATCAGTTTCTAGGGACAGCACTGATATTCTGGGTCAAAGCCAAGAAGGCCAGCCTTCTCATGCAGATTCTGTTTCTCTGGAAAACCAGGCTGTTCTGCAACCAGTAGCTGTTACCCAAAAGCATGAAGATAACTTCCAATACTCTACACCATGGTTTTCGGTGGTTCCTTCTAATACCCCCATTTTTGCTTCATCTGGCACTGTAGCCCCCCTAAACCCATTAGGCCTTGGTAGAACTCCCCATTTTCCATCACAAACTTCAAATACGGTTCCTACTTTTGGTTCTCAACCTGGATTTCAACCAATTATTCCAAATCAACATGTTTCCGTGCAAGCACCACCACCAAGACAGATTTTACACTATCCACATCTGACTCAAGCGACTCCTTTGGGTCACGTTGGCCCCCCAAGAAATGCTTCTATAATATCTGTACAGAATCTGTCAACTCCAACAAATGCTTCACATTCATTTCCTGTTACTTTAAGCCAATCAACGCCAATAGGACAACTGCAGACATCAGTGTCTTCATTTCCTCTACCCATATCTGGTGTATCACCATTGCCCATAGCTAACCAGCCCATCACCCATCTTGGGGTCCCTTCTGGCCAGAATGAACCCCTTGTCGCTGTTAAAACATCCATTGGTCCCAGCAATATGGGGTCAATGGTTCCACCTGGAAGACCTGCCTCTCTACATCAGCAACCGGAAGTTGCATTTATGCCACCACAGTCAAATATGTCAATGACACCACGATCTGCTTCCTTTCCTCCACATCAAGTAGGAATATCCCCCGGGCCATTATCTTCTTTGAGACCTATGTCTGTACCAATACCTGCACCTAAACATTCATCTGTAAACCATTTAGCAGGACCTGTTTCATTTCCTTCGTCAGGAATATCCCCTTCTTTTCCATTGCCTCAGCAAGCAGGAATACCCAATTCTGCTTCTGGAATTGCTCCTTTCCACACCCATTTAAAACCATCTGTCTTGGTGCCATCAAAATCTGGAAATTTTACTTTTCGATCACATGCCCCCAATGCAGACTACAGTCAAGCAGGTGCTACACAGGAGCCACCTTCTGGTCCACGGCCTCCGCCATTTGGGTTTGGCGTGCCTGATCAGCCTCTTCAAAACTTTCCTAGGACACAATTCACTGCTCAAGTGGATCAAACCATTTCCTTCGGGGGAAGATCAAACTCAATTCCAACCCCAAGACATACTGCGTTTCCATATGGTGGTCAACCTGCACCTAGATCTCCAGTCCCACAAATGGGTATGAATAACTTCATTCCTGCTCCGCAAAGGCCAAACTTGACCGGTGCTGTTGC